A single window of Granulicella mallensis MP5ACTX8 DNA harbors:
- a CDS encoding type II toxin-antitoxin system RelE family toxin has protein sequence MQAWNIQYTKQAERQLKRLSPDVETRIRSFMENRVAKLEAPQVIAKKLSGAYEDRIRYRVGDYRVICRIEDHLLLILVVEVAHRREVYR, from the coding sequence TTGCAGGCCTGGAACATTCAATATACGAAGCAAGCCGAAAGACAGCTTAAAAGACTTTCCCCAGACGTTGAAACACGAATCCGATCCTTCATGGAAAACCGAGTTGCCAAACTGGAGGCTCCTCAGGTCATCGCGAAGAAGTTGAGTGGTGCCTATGAGGACAGGATTCGTTATCGTGTTGGCGATTACCGTGTGATTTGCCGCATTGAAGACCATCTCCTCCTCATTCTTGTAGTTGAGGTAGCGCACCGCCGTGAGGTATATCGTTAG
- a CDS encoding DUF1501 domain-containing protein codes for MSTRTIYTDSSDWGCDMHGRDLPRRNTVTRRGFMRGGALALVGTSVIPSFLTRSIYAEMTTAAANKKKLVVIFQRGACDGLNVVVPHAEKNYYAMRPTIAIKQNEVIDLNGFFGLHPSMAAFKPLYDQGHLAIVHAAGSPDTTRSHFDAQDYMESGTPGVKVTQDGWLNRALQDEKLAGKPSAFRAVALGTQVPRTLQGKVPAIAVANLADFSVAGRGPQTSPISNAFQAMYDESSDAVLHGTGEETFEAVKMLKSADPAHYQPAAGVTYPNTAFGNSLKQVAQLLKANLGVEAAFSDIGGWDTHQNQGGATGQLSNRLKEFSETIAAFWKDMGNDSENVTLVTMSEFGRTARQNGTGGTDHGHANVMFVLGGTVKGGKVYGRWPGLSNEQLNEGRDLTVTTDFRNVLGEAAYKTLGSRNMEAVFPGAKVNPASFLNFA; via the coding sequence ATGTCGACCAGGACGATCTATACCGATTCAAGCGATTGGGGTTGCGATATGCATGGGCGCGATCTTCCGCGGCGCAACACTGTCACGCGGCGTGGATTCATGCGCGGAGGAGCCCTGGCCCTGGTGGGTACCTCGGTCATTCCGAGCTTTCTCACGCGGTCCATCTATGCGGAGATGACCACCGCTGCCGCCAACAAGAAGAAGCTGGTTGTGATCTTCCAGCGCGGTGCCTGCGATGGTCTGAACGTCGTAGTGCCCCATGCGGAGAAGAACTACTACGCGATGCGCCCCACGATCGCGATCAAGCAGAACGAGGTGATCGACCTCAACGGGTTCTTTGGCCTGCATCCTTCGATGGCGGCGTTCAAGCCTCTCTACGATCAGGGGCATCTGGCGATCGTCCACGCTGCAGGATCGCCGGACACCACGCGGTCGCACTTCGATGCGCAGGACTATATGGAGTCGGGCACGCCGGGCGTCAAGGTGACGCAGGATGGCTGGCTGAACCGTGCGCTCCAGGACGAGAAGCTGGCGGGCAAGCCTTCCGCCTTCCGCGCCGTCGCGCTGGGAACCCAGGTTCCCCGGACCCTGCAGGGCAAGGTTCCGGCCATTGCCGTCGCCAATCTGGCTGACTTCTCGGTCGCGGGCCGTGGGCCGCAGACTTCTCCGATCTCGAATGCCTTCCAGGCGATGTATGACGAGAGCTCGGATGCTGTGCTGCACGGCACGGGCGAGGAGACGTTTGAGGCCGTCAAGATGCTCAAGTCGGCCGATCCGGCCCACTATCAGCCGGCGGCGGGAGTTACCTATCCCAACACGGCGTTTGGCAACAGCCTGAAGCAGGTCGCTCAGTTGCTCAAGGCGAATCTTGGGGTGGAGGCGGCGTTCTCCGACATCGGCGGCTGGGACACGCACCAGAATCAGGGGGGAGCGACCGGTCAGCTCTCCAATCGGCTGAAGGAGTTCTCCGAGACGATTGCGGCCTTCTGGAAGGATATGGGGAACGACTCCGAGAACGTCACGCTGGTTACGATGTCCGAGTTCGGCCGTACGGCCCGGCAGAACGGCACCGGCGGAACCGACCATGGCCACGCGAATGTGATGTTCGTTCTCGGCGGCACGGTAAAGGGCGGCAAGGTCTACGGCAGATGGCCGGGGCTCTCCAATGAGCAGCTCAATGAGGGACGCGATCTCACCGTGACAACTGATTTTCGGAATGTTCTGGGTGAGGCTGCCTATAAAACTCTGGGATCGCGGAATATGGAAGCGGTCTTCCCTGGAGCAAAGGTTAATCCGGCATCTTTCCTTAACTTTGCGTAA
- a CDS encoding CopG family transcriptional regulator: MAKTSMEIVMSDDLKRRLSAAAEKTGKTVQEFAQEALYTYVEDIEDGVVSDVALSEEGLTYILPEGERVAGLEHSIYEASRKTA, encoded by the coding sequence ATGGCGAAGACCAGCATGGAGATCGTGATGAGCGATGACCTGAAACGGCGTCTTTCCGCTGCTGCCGAGAAGACAGGAAAGACCGTGCAGGAGTTTGCCCAGGAAGCACTCTATACCTATGTCGAAGATATTGAAGACGGTGTCGTCTCGGATGTCGCGCTTTCGGAAGAAGGGTTGACGTACATACTTCCTGAAGGAGAGCGAGTTGCAGGCCTGGAACATTCAATATACGAAGCAAGCCGAAAGACAGCTTAA
- the carA gene encoding glutamine-hydrolyzing carbamoyl-phosphate synthase small subunit, which translates to MQAILALEDGRLFRGKAFGSQVERVGEVVFNTSLTGYQEIFTDPSYAGQIVILTNPHIGNYGTSPSDAEASRPYIEGLVVREFSPVSSNWRSTEVADEYLERNGVPVIAEIDTRAVVRHLRANGVMRGVISTAVEDTDALVAKARAHKKMDGTDLASVVSTKTSYTWDSTEPRNETGDFLLPTDSGAVGQMHVVAYDFGIKQNILRMLSRENCRVTVVPAKTSAAEVLALEPDGIFFSNGPGDPEPLEYAQQNIRDLQGKKPLFGICLGHQLFGLALGGKTYKLKFGHHGGNHPIKNLETGKVEITAQNHNFNVDPKSLPDDVAVTHVNLNDDTLAGLKHKTDPMFSVQYHPEASPGPHDSHYLFRDFRKMMEEWRKP; encoded by the coding sequence ATGCAAGCAATTCTCGCCCTTGAAGACGGGCGCCTCTTTCGCGGTAAGGCCTTCGGTTCGCAGGTTGAACGCGTTGGCGAGGTAGTCTTCAACACATCACTGACCGGTTACCAGGAGATCTTCACCGATCCTTCCTATGCAGGCCAGATCGTTATTTTGACAAACCCTCACATTGGGAACTATGGCACTTCACCTTCAGATGCAGAGGCTTCCCGCCCCTATATCGAGGGATTGGTCGTGCGTGAGTTCTCTCCGGTGAGCTCAAACTGGCGTTCCACCGAGGTCGCCGACGAGTATCTGGAGCGCAACGGCGTTCCGGTGATCGCAGAGATCGACACGCGAGCCGTGGTGCGCCATCTGCGCGCCAATGGCGTCATGCGTGGAGTGATCTCGACGGCGGTCGAGGATACGGACGCGCTCGTCGCCAAGGCTCGTGCCCACAAGAAGATGGACGGCACCGACCTGGCCAGCGTCGTTTCGACGAAGACCTCCTACACCTGGGACTCGACAGAACCGCGCAATGAGACGGGCGACTTCCTGTTGCCCACGGACTCAGGAGCGGTGGGGCAGATGCACGTGGTCGCTTATGACTTCGGCATCAAGCAGAACATTCTGCGCATGCTCTCGCGCGAGAACTGCCGCGTGACGGTGGTGCCGGCAAAGACCTCCGCCGCCGAGGTGCTGGCGCTGGAGCCGGATGGCATCTTCTTCTCCAACGGCCCCGGCGACCCCGAGCCGCTGGAGTACGCGCAGCAGAACATCCGCGACCTGCAGGGCAAGAAGCCGCTGTTCGGCATCTGCCTGGGGCACCAGTTGTTCGGCCTGGCGCTCGGCGGCAAAACCTACAAGTTGAAGTTCGGGCATCATGGCGGGAACCATCCGATCAAGAACCTCGAGACCGGCAAGGTCGAGATCACGGCGCAGAACCATAACTTCAACGTCGATCCGAAGTCTCTGCCCGATGACGTAGCGGTGACGCACGTCAACCTGAACGACGACACGCTTGCCGGTCTGAAGCACAAGACCGATCCGATGTTCAGCGTGCAGTACCATCCCGAGGCAAGCCCCGGGCCGCATGATTCGCACTATCTGTTCCGGGACTTCCGTAAGATGATGGAAGAGTGGAGGAAACCCTAA
- a CDS encoding DUF1800 domain-containing protein produces the protein MTTSLKSLGPVVEAGKAATVAVLCVLMAVPPAVAAVPTTTSEKVTLPASVQKTPLTHQQKTLHALNRLTFGPRPGDEQAVNKMGMEAWFQHQLHPENIDDSGFEARLDQFPALKLSQEELMSRYPMPQTVREMARNHDPLPADPVEHAIYADAIAYYDTVAGKGDDKAAAKTGEVKANDAGDSMGDAMQMQKNAPAKMDGASIDNAMTADGTAPKTKANGKRKFSGTPMSDDEVEAVLALQPEQRFAKLVAMSPEEMIGFRRGLKPRQQGALLKDLSPEQREDVASMQRPERMVIAEALQERLLRDVYSERQLQAVMVDFWLNHFSVYVGKNQIEPYLLASYERDSVLPNALGKFEDLLVANAKSPAMLLYLDNAQSVGPDSKAAERSKRISEVAPDSKIAKAAAKGLNENYGRELMELHTLGVNGGYTQQDVIEVAKCFTGWTIDRPYQGGSGSFVFDARRHEPGPKTVLGQMIPEGGVNEGLQVLHILATSPATARFVSTQLAVRFVSDTPSPALVNRMAATFLKTDGDIKAVLSTMFHSPEFWAPSVYRAKVKTPIEFMASALRASDANLVNPAVAVQAMNQLGMPIYGMQTPNGYSWKADHWVSSNALVSRMNFALVLSGGHVQGAHPDWPHLLGDAEESPMVTAPDSATELQLESLLLGQPATPRTRGTVMEQFTNPDTQQTAQQNFAMKANAADDMGASLVRIGGKKQQGQGPGLQAGQPATPLATMAGLLLGSPDFQRR, from the coding sequence ATGACGACGTCATTGAAGTCTTTGGGTCCTGTAGTAGAAGCGGGTAAGGCCGCTACCGTTGCTGTACTTTGCGTTTTGATGGCTGTGCCGCCGGCGGTTGCCGCGGTGCCGACGACGACTTCGGAGAAGGTTACGCTGCCAGCTTCCGTTCAGAAGACACCGCTCACGCACCAGCAGAAGACTCTTCATGCGCTCAATCGCCTGACCTTCGGTCCGCGGCCCGGGGATGAGCAGGCCGTGAACAAGATGGGCATGGAAGCCTGGTTTCAGCATCAGCTTCATCCTGAGAACATCGACGATTCGGGCTTTGAGGCGCGGCTGGACCAGTTTCCCGCGTTGAAGCTCTCGCAGGAAGAGTTGATGAGCCGCTATCCGATGCCGCAGACCGTGCGCGAGATGGCCCGCAACCATGATCCTCTGCCTGCCGATCCTGTGGAGCATGCGATCTATGCGGACGCCATCGCGTACTACGATACCGTGGCGGGCAAAGGCGACGATAAGGCTGCTGCCAAGACCGGCGAAGTGAAGGCTAATGATGCAGGCGATAGCATGGGCGACGCGATGCAGATGCAGAAAAACGCTCCTGCAAAGATGGATGGCGCTTCGATCGACAACGCAATGACGGCGGACGGTACGGCGCCGAAGACCAAGGCTAACGGCAAGCGCAAGTTCAGCGGCACACCGATGTCCGACGACGAGGTAGAGGCTGTGCTGGCACTCCAGCCGGAGCAGCGTTTTGCAAAGCTCGTTGCGATGTCTCCCGAGGAGATGATCGGTTTCCGTAGGGGCCTTAAGCCGCGCCAGCAAGGTGCGTTGTTGAAGGATCTCTCGCCTGAGCAGCGGGAGGATGTGGCCTCCATGCAGAGGCCGGAGCGCATGGTGATCGCCGAGGCCCTGCAGGAGCGGCTGCTGCGCGATGTTTATTCGGAGCGGCAGTTGCAGGCTGTGATGGTGGACTTCTGGCTGAACCACTTCAGCGTCTATGTGGGGAAGAACCAGATCGAGCCGTACCTTCTGGCTTCTTATGAGCGTGATTCCGTTCTGCCGAATGCGTTGGGCAAGTTCGAGGACCTGCTCGTGGCCAATGCCAAGAGCCCGGCGATGCTGCTGTATTTGGACAATGCCCAGAGTGTCGGGCCGGATTCGAAGGCGGCGGAGCGAAGCAAGAGGATCAGCGAGGTCGCTCCTGACTCGAAGATCGCCAAGGCTGCTGCGAAGGGCCTGAATGAAAACTACGGACGCGAGCTGATGGAGCTGCACACGCTCGGCGTGAACGGCGGCTATACCCAGCAGGACGTGATCGAGGTCGCCAAGTGCTTTACCGGCTGGACGATCGACCGGCCCTATCAGGGCGGCAGCGGCAGCTTTGTCTTTGACGCCAGGCGCCATGAGCCAGGACCGAAGACCGTTCTCGGGCAGATGATCCCTGAAGGGGGCGTGAACGAGGGGCTTCAGGTGTTGCACATTCTGGCTACGAGCCCGGCGACGGCACGATTTGTTTCAACCCAGTTGGCGGTGCGCTTCGTCAGCGATACGCCCTCCCCGGCGCTGGTCAATCGCATGGCTGCGACGTTCCTCAAGACGGATGGCGATATCAAGGCGGTGCTGAGCACGATGTTCCACTCGCCTGAGTTCTGGGCTCCGTCGGTCTATCGCGCAAAGGTGAAGACGCCGATCGAGTTCATGGCTTCGGCGCTGCGGGCCAGCGATGCAAACCTGGTCAATCCGGCGGTGGCGGTACAGGCGATGAATCAGCTGGGGATGCCGATCTACGGGATGCAGACTCCGAACGGCTACTCGTGGAAGGCCGATCACTGGGTCAGCAGTAATGCTCTGGTCTCGCGCATGAACTTTGCGCTGGTGTTGAGCGGCGGCCATGTTCAGGGAGCCCATCCGGATTGGCCGCATCTGCTGGGAGATGCGGAAGAGTCTCCGATGGTCACGGCGCCTGACTCGGCTACGGAGTTGCAGCTGGAATCGTTGTTGCTGGGCCAGCCGGCGACTCCACGGACTCGTGGGACGGTGATGGAGCAGTTTACGAATCCGGATACGCAGCAGACGGCTCAGCAGAACTTTGCGATGAAGGCGAATGCGGCGGATGACATGGGAGCTTCCCTGGTGCGGATTGGCGGCAAGAAGCAGCAGGGCCAGGGGCCGGGGCTGCAGGCTGGCCAGCCGGCGACGCCGCTCGCGACCATGGCGGGATTGTTGTTGGGCTCTCCTGACTTTCAGCGGAGATAA
- a CDS encoding alpha/beta hydrolase, giving the protein MPNRPPKPQIRPNFTNSAPPEVVDPRWILQALGVVIAFAILCAYLTVCGLFSYGQWQLVLQPSRAITQTPKDLNLAFTEVHFGVDASGQPQLDGWWIPGDVPSYPTVIMLHSGQGSMSDALPEARTLHDAQLNVLLFDYRGFGRSGGKHPTEVLMEGDAESALSYVTGLRGIPNSSVIAYGSGAGASLAAKLCTDHKEIAALILQNPDGDFETRVRQDSRSRMVPISLLFHERFPLADRLRSLATPKLLISSTTGPIPANLSSAANPKLTVELAPGQDQAALHGSLRRFLDTYVPQKP; this is encoded by the coding sequence ATGCCGAACCGTCCGCCCAAGCCGCAGATCCGACCGAATTTCACCAACAGCGCCCCCCCTGAAGTCGTCGATCCGCGATGGATTCTGCAGGCACTCGGCGTGGTGATCGCCTTCGCCATACTCTGCGCCTATCTCACCGTATGCGGTCTCTTTTCCTATGGCCAGTGGCAACTCGTGCTCCAGCCCTCACGAGCCATCACCCAAACCCCAAAGGACCTCAACCTCGCCTTCACGGAAGTCCACTTCGGCGTGGACGCCAGCGGCCAGCCCCAGCTCGACGGCTGGTGGATTCCCGGCGACGTACCCTCCTACCCGACTGTGATCATGCTCCATAGCGGCCAGGGCTCCATGAGCGATGCTCTGCCGGAGGCTCGCACTCTCCACGATGCCCAGCTCAACGTCCTGCTCTTCGACTACCGCGGCTTTGGCCGGAGCGGCGGCAAACACCCCACGGAAGTCTTGATGGAGGGCGACGCTGAATCGGCCCTGAGCTACGTGACAGGCCTGCGCGGCATCCCCAACAGCTCCGTTATCGCCTACGGCAGCGGCGCTGGCGCCTCTCTGGCAGCCAAGCTCTGCACAGACCACAAAGAGATCGCCGCCCTGATTCTCCAGAACCCCGACGGCGACTTCGAAACCCGCGTCCGGCAGGACTCCCGCTCGAGGATGGTCCCCATCAGCCTGCTCTTCCACGAGCGCTTCCCTCTGGCCGATCGTCTGCGCAGCCTCGCTACCCCCAAACTCTTAATCTCCTCCACGACCGGCCCGATCCCGGCCAACCTGTCGAGTGCCGCCAACCCGAAACTGACCGTCGAGCTCGCCCCCGGTCAGGACCAAGCAGCCCTTCACGGTTCTCTCCGGCGCTTTCTGGATACCTACGTACCCCAGAAACCCTAG
- a CDS encoding Rieske (2Fe-2S) protein, whose amino-acid sequence MSHWVRLCGVKEIPEPGSVMEAEAEGVAICLANVDGRLAALDNWCPHRRGPLGAGWIEGEAVVCPWHSWAFNTVTGIAEPPERARVDVMPVKIENDDLLVNLGDSDVPRL is encoded by the coding sequence GTGTCCCACTGGGTTCGGTTGTGCGGGGTGAAGGAGATTCCTGAGCCGGGAAGTGTCATGGAGGCTGAGGCGGAGGGGGTAGCGATCTGCCTGGCCAACGTCGATGGCCGGTTGGCGGCGCTGGATAACTGGTGTCCGCATCGTCGCGGGCCACTTGGTGCGGGCTGGATTGAGGGGGAGGCCGTGGTGTGTCCCTGGCACTCGTGGGCTTTCAATACTGTTACCGGGATTGCGGAGCCGCCGGAGCGGGCCCGGGTGGATGTCATGCCGGTAAAGATTGAAAACGACGATCTCCTGGTGAATTTAGGCGATTCTGACGTGCCGCGACTCTAG